Proteins encoded together in one Anopheles darlingi chromosome 3, idAnoDarlMG_H_01, whole genome shotgun sequence window:
- the LOC125956232 gene encoding vesicle-trafficking protein SEC22b — protein sequence MALMTMIARVVDGLPLVGTMQEDEQSGRSVLEYQNQAKLLFRKLGPNSPSRCSIETGPYLFHYLIENDVCYLVMCDKLFSKRNAFNYLEDIAQEFYNNYGRRVNSVTRPYAFIEFDIYIQKAKKTLTDRRRNINTINTQLQDVQRIMVQNIDDVLQRGTVLSDLDTKTQNLSMLSQKYKKDAAYLNRKSLYVKGAVASIVLIVFFLYFWVI from the exons ATGGCCCTCATGACCATGATTGCGCGGGTTGTTGATGGATTGCCGCTAGTGGGAACAATGCAAGAAGACGAGCAG TCCGGTAGAAGTGTGCTAGAATACCAAAACCAAGCAAAGCTGCTCTTCCGCAAACTAGGTCCCAATTCACCAAGCCGGTGCAGCATAGAAACGGGCCCTTACTTATTCCA CTACCTGATTGAGAATGATGTATGTTATTTAGTGATGTGTGACAAACTGTTTTCAAAACGGAACGCATTCAACTATCTAGAAGATATTGCTCAAGAGTTTTATAATAACTATGGCCGTAGAGTTAATTCAGTAACACGCCCCTACGCCTTCATTGAGTTTGATATTTACATCCAGAAAGCCAAGAAAACCCTTACCGACCGGCGAAGAAACATCAATACGATCAACACACAGCTACAGGACGTACAGAGGATTATG GTTCAAAATATCGACGATGTATTGCAACGAGGTACTGTGTTGTCGGATTTGGAcaccaaaacgcaaaacctATCTATGCTATCACAGAAATATAAGAAGGATGCCGCCTACTTGAATCGAAAGTCTCTCTATGTAAAAGGGGCAGTTGCAAGTATTGTGTTAATTGTCTTTTTTCTGTACTTTTGGGTGATTTAA